The sequence TCGATGGTGAGATCTTCCGTTGGCAACGGCTCGACAATCTCATCGCCAGCGCCTCGCGGGGAGCCAGCCTCGATCTCGACGGCCTGATCGATCAGGTGCTCGACTTTCTGTTCTCCCCCCATGGCGGCCTGCTGCGCCAGCAACTGGTGGATGCCGTCGTGCAGCGCATCGATGGCCTGGCCTGGCAGGCCACCCTGCGGCTGGGCCAGCGGCTGCCCCCCCGGTTTCAACCGCCCGGGGTGCGAGAGCGGCCCAGCCCCACGGCGGAGGAACCCCTGCTCGACCTTGAGCCGGTGCGTCAGTTGGCGGCGATCCTGCAATCCGTTCCCGGCTTCGAACCCCAGCTGCTGCTGAAGCGCCTTCCCAGAGTGCTGGGCGAGCCTGAGCTGCGGCGCATGGGCCTGGATGTGGCCCGAGGGCTGGCGGAGCGGGGCGTGGTGAGGCTGGTGCGCGACGTGATGGTGCCTCCCGGCCTACCAGGCCGCACCAGGCCCCAGGCCGCTCCGCTGAAAATGGCCTGAGCTGACCGCAGTTGCCCTGACTCCTACGCTGGGGCCATGCCATCAAGAGCACTTCGCCAAAGGCTTCTGGGTGCCCTGCTGGGCCTGGGTCTGAGCCTGTCGTCCCCAGCCCTGCTGGCGGCTGAGAACATCGTCTTTGTGAGCGGCGCCTTCCGTCGCTCCCTGCCGGTGGCTGATCTGCAGCACCTGGCCAGCACCGGAGAGGCCAGAGGCCTGCTGGCCGACGTGCTGCGCTTCAGCAACCAGAACCCCGAACAGGTCGCGACCCTGCTGAACCAGTCGCTGCCGCTGCCGATCACCCTGGTGAGCCGGCTGCTCAACACCCGCATCGGCGAGGCTCTGCTGGAGCGCCTGGCCCAGGTGGTGTTTCCGCTGCGCGCCGCCAACCAGGGGATTCCCGCCCTGCGCTCCGCCCTGATCCTGGGGTTGGCCAATGGTGATGGCTCCATCTCCGCCATCTCCTTCCTGGAGGCCTATCCCACCCAGGAGCTGCAGGTGAACATTCCTGCCCTGCTGGCCGTGATGGAGAAGGCCAGCTCGATCACCGAGCTGGTGCGCTTCTTCTCCGAATCCCCCCTGGACGGCCTGCGCAACAACGCCCCTGCAGCGGAAGGCAGCGCTCCGGCACCCACATCTGAGCCGTAGATTTAGCCCAGCCACCCCCTGCCCCCTTGCCCCTGCTCCAATCGCTGCGTCGCCTGGGCTGGGGGCCTGGCTCCGGCCGCCGGTCGATGCAGGACTGGCCAGGGCTGATCGAGGCCTACCGCTCCTGGTTGCCGGTGAGCGAGGCCACACCGGTGATCACCCTGCGGGAGGGAGCCACCCCCCTGATTCCAAGCCAGGCCCTGGCCAGCCGCATCGGACGGGGCGTGCGCGTGTTTCTCAAATACGACGGCCTCAACCCCACCGGCTCCTTCAAGGACCGGGGCATGACGATGGCCATTTCGAAGGCCAAGGAGGCCGGCTCTGAGGCCGTGATCTGTGCCAGCACCGGCAACACCTCGGCGGCCGCCGCGGCCTATGCGCGCCGTGGTGGCATGCGCGCCTTCGTGCTGATCCCCGATGGCTACGTGGCCCAGGGAAAGCTGGCCCAGGCCCTGCTCTACGGGGCCCAGGTGATCGCCATCCAGGGCAATTTCGACCGGGCCCTGGCGATCGTGCAGGACGTGGCCAACCAGTACCCGGTGACCCTGGTCAATTCGGTCAACCCCTACCGGTTACAGGGCCAGAAGACAGCCGCCTTTGAGGTGGTGGATGCCCTGGGCGAAGCCCCCGACTGGCTGTGCATCCCCGTGGGCAATGCGGGCAACATCACCGCCTACTGGATGGGCTTCCAGGAGTACCGGCAGGCCGGCCTGAGCAGCAAGTTGCCGCGCATGCTCGGCTTCCAGGCGGCCGGATCGGCGCCCTTGGTGCTTGGCCACACAGTGGAGCAGCCCGACACCATCGCCACGGCGATCCGGATCGGCAATCCGGTGAACCGCGACAACGCCCTGCGGGTGGAGGCCGAAAGCGGTGGTGGCTTCATGGCCGTCACCGACGCCGAGATCATCGACGCGTACAAACTTCTGGGCAGCGAAGAAGGCGTGTTCTGTGAACCCGCCAGCGCTGCCTCGGTGGCCGGTCTGCTCAAGCGCCGGGCCGAAGTGCCGGCGGGCGCCACCGTGGTGTGTGTGCTCACGGGCAACGGCCTCAAGGATCCCGCCACAGCGATCGAGAACAACGATGCCCTGTTCCACACCGGCCTGGAGGCCGATACGGCAAAGGTGGCCGAAGTGATGGGGTTCTGAGAGGCCGTGGTCCAAAGGCGCCCTGCGGGCGTCGGTTCGCCCCTGCTCTGCGGGGGCTTTGTCATGGCCTGCCAACAGCAGATCTTGCGCAGCCATTCCAAAAAGTGCCTGCGGAAAGGCAGCGGAAAGGCCGCTGTTGCCGGGGGAGGGGCTGGGGGCTGGGCGCAGCAGGTCGTGAGCGTCGATTTCCCCAGACCCGGGAAAGTGTGGAAAAGGCAATCTGTTCCGCAGACCCGCTGCGGTTCTCCTCCCTGTTCAGATCGCGACTCTGCTGTTGCTGCAGGCTGATCGGCAGGA is a genomic window of Cyanobium sp. NS01 containing:
- a CDS encoding alpha/beta hydrolase, which gives rise to MPSRALRQRLLGALLGLGLSLSSPALLAAENIVFVSGAFRRSLPVADLQHLASTGEARGLLADVLRFSNQNPEQVATLLNQSLPLPITLVSRLLNTRIGEALLERLAQVVFPLRAANQGIPALRSALILGLANGDGSISAISFLEAYPTQELQVNIPALLAVMEKASSITELVRFFSESPLDGLRNNAPAAEGSAPAPTSEP
- the thrC gene encoding threonine synthase codes for the protein MQDWPGLIEAYRSWLPVSEATPVITLREGATPLIPSQALASRIGRGVRVFLKYDGLNPTGSFKDRGMTMAISKAKEAGSEAVICASTGNTSAAAAAYARRGGMRAFVLIPDGYVAQGKLAQALLYGAQVIAIQGNFDRALAIVQDVANQYPVTLVNSVNPYRLQGQKTAAFEVVDALGEAPDWLCIPVGNAGNITAYWMGFQEYRQAGLSSKLPRMLGFQAAGSAPLVLGHTVEQPDTIATAIRIGNPVNRDNALRVEAESGGGFMAVTDAEIIDAYKLLGSEEGVFCEPASAASVAGLLKRRAEVPAGATVVCVLTGNGLKDPATAIENNDALFHTGLEADTAKVAEVMGF